DNA from Sphingomonas psychrotolerans:
CAGCTGCGGAGGATGCAGAGCTGATGGCGGCCTGGGCCGGGCTTGGTTATTATGCCCGGGCACGCAATTTGCTCGCCTGCGCCCGCGAAGTCGCCGCACGTGCGCGCATCCCGGAGACCGAAGCCGAGTTGCTCGGCCTGCCCGGCATCGGCGGCTATACCGCTGCGGCGATCGCCGCGATCGCCTTTGGTCAGCGCGCGGTGGTGGTCGACGCCAATGTGGAACGGGTGGTAACGCGACTGTTTGCGGTGACCGAGCCGCTGCCCGGGGTCCGGCCGAGGATCCGCTCGCTCACTGATTCGATCACCCCCGACGCCCGCGCGGGCGATTTCGCCCAGGCGATGATGGACCTGGGCTCCGGCATCTGCACGCCCCGCGCCCCGCGCTGCCTTGCCTGCCCGTTGCACGGGCAATGCGACGGCTTCGCCACCGGCGCGCCCGAGACGTTCCCGGTCAAGGCCGCGAAGCTGCCCAAGCCGCAGCGCTATGGCACTATGTTCTGGATCGAGCGCGACCACCGCGTGCTGCTCGTCCGCCGCCCGGCAAAGGGCCTGCTCGGCGGCATGCGCGCCTTGCCGACCGGGCCGTGGGGCGATTTGCCGCCTGGCCTCGCCGGCGCGCCGTTCGCGGCCGATTGGCGGCTGCTCGACGCGCAGGTTCGCCACGGTTTCACGCATTTCAACCTCGACGTGGCGCTTGCGGCTGCAACAATCGCGGCGCACACAGACGCGCCGGAGGGCGAATGGTGGCCGGTCGCCGACGTGGAAGCGGCGGGACTACCGACGGTGTTCGCCAAGGCGGTGAGGGTGTTCGGGAGGATGCATGCATAGCTGGCGGATATTCGGATCGATCGCGGCGCTGGCGCTCGCCAGTCCGGCCTGGCCACAAGCGACAGTGCCGCTGCCGTCGCGGACAGACCAAAGTCAGTCCGCAACTGCCGCTGTCGCGAAGCGCTACGTCGCCGAAGGTAGGGTTCCAGGCATCGTTATCCTGAGTGGAGTCGGCAATGCTCCGCCGCGTGTGGTTTCCGAGGGCCGCATCTCGCTCGAGCCGAATGCGCCGGCGGCGGACGTGGACAGCCTGTGGCGGGTCTATTCGATGACCAAGCCGATCACCGGCATCGCGGCGATGATCCTCGTCGAGGAAGGCAAGCTCAAGCTCGACCAGCCGATCAGCGACTTCATCCCCGCGTTCAAGGACATGAAGGTCCTCGTCGATCCTGCCAGGGACCTGACCAGCCGGCCCGCGACTCGCCCGATCACCGTGCGCCATCTGCTCACCCACACTGCCGGGTTCGGCTATACGATCATCACCAAGGGTCCGTTGCTCGACGAGTATAACCGTCTCGGAATCAATCCGGCTGCGGTCAACGCGCTGATGGAACCGAACATGCGCGCGGCCCGGCCCAAGAGCCTCGAAGAGTTCGCCAACCGCGTTGCGACGTTGCCGCTGCTCTCGGATCCTGGTGACAGATGGAGCTATTCGATCGGGCTCGACGTGCTCGGCCGGGTGATCGAAGTCGCCGGCGGCATGCCGTTCGACCAGTTCGTGCAAACGCGCATCTTCGACCCGCTCAAGATGCGCGCGAGTTATTGGACAGTGCCGCAGGACAAGGCGGGCATTCTCGCCACCAACTATATGACGCCCAAGCTGGCGATCGATACCGGCGCCGCCTCAGTCTGGCTCCAGCCGCCGAGCTTCCCTTATGGCGGTGCCGGTCTCGCCATGTCGGCGCGCGACTATGATCGCTTCCTCCACATGCTCGTTAATGGCGGCGAACTGGACGGCGCCCGCATCCTCAAACCGGAGACGGTGAAGCTGGCGATGTCGGACCTCCTGCCCGCGAGCGTCGACCGGTCGACGCTGGCGCATATGACTGCGGACAGCGGGGTGCCGATCGGCTTTGGCGCCGGGGGCTCGGTCTATCTCGCCGACAAGCCCGGCGGGCCCGGCAAAGGCACTTTCGGTTGGGGCGGTGCGGCGGGGACTATCGGCTGGGCCGATCCCGTGCGCAAGCTGCGCGGCGTGGCGATGATCAACACCTTCAGCGACAAGGACCTCAAGCGCGAGGCATCGAAAGCAATCTACGCCGATCTTGCCCAATGAGTCCTGCAAAGTGAAGGCGCCTGGTTTCACCGGCGGAACCATCGATCGTGCCGATCGGGTCCGTCATGATCCCGCACTGCTGCGCGAGGCCGAGGTCGATCCGCGCGCCCGGCTGCTCGTGCTCCACGGGCTTGATCCCGAACTCGATCAAGCCGACCGCCTCGTCTGGACCGCGCTCGACGCCGCGACC
Protein-coding regions in this window:
- a CDS encoding A/G-specific adenine glycosylase; translation: MPDNVPRAIAAPLLKWYDAHARDLPWRARPGANAPDPYRVWLSEVMLQQTQVASVIPYFEKFTARWPSFEALAAAEDAELMAAWAGLGYYARARNLLACAREVAARARIPETEAELLGLPGIGGYTAAAIAAIAFGQRAVVVDANVERVVTRLFAVTEPLPGVRPRIRSLTDSITPDARAGDFAQAMMDLGSGICTPRAPRCLACPLHGQCDGFATGAPETFPVKAAKLPKPQRYGTMFWIERDHRVLLVRRPAKGLLGGMRALPTGPWGDLPPGLAGAPFAADWRLLDAQVRHGFTHFNLDVALAAATIAAHTDAPEGEWWPVADVEAAGLPTVFAKAVRVFGRMHA
- a CDS encoding serine hydrolase domain-containing protein; the protein is MHSWRIFGSIAALALASPAWPQATVPLPSRTDQSQSATAAVAKRYVAEGRVPGIVILSGVGNAPPRVVSEGRISLEPNAPAADVDSLWRVYSMTKPITGIAAMILVEEGKLKLDQPISDFIPAFKDMKVLVDPARDLTSRPATRPITVRHLLTHTAGFGYTIITKGPLLDEYNRLGINPAAVNALMEPNMRAARPKSLEEFANRVATLPLLSDPGDRWSYSIGLDVLGRVIEVAGGMPFDQFVQTRIFDPLKMRASYWTVPQDKAGILATNYMTPKLAIDTGAASVWLQPPSFPYGGAGLAMSARDYDRFLHMLVNGGELDGARILKPETVKLAMSDLLPASVDRSTLAHMTADSGVPIGFGAGGSVYLADKPGGPGKGTFGWGGAAGTIGWADPVRKLRGVAMINTFSDKDLKREASKAIYADLAQ